The following proteins come from a genomic window of Nicotiana tomentosiformis chromosome 12, ASM39032v3, whole genome shotgun sequence:
- the LOC117275959 gene encoding uncharacterized protein, protein MVGNLETSGVSFTTFQFTEAAFRWWEPYERRMQVGATPLTWREFSILFLEKFLPQFCREELHRQFDQLHQDGMSVTQYNMRFSELACHSVWLVPTDRERIRRFIDGLTYQLWLLMTRERVSGATFNEVVDIALQIEMVRSQEREEREAKRPRDSGSPSGVPSGEQSYHSRGCPYRPAQMDHPVDHGASSRHGSYSARLGQSSLSALPTQSLSRAPSVKGSSAPGSSGSNSDSRGPP, encoded by the coding sequence ATGGTAGGTaatctggagaccagtggggtctcattcactacttttcagtttactgaggctgccttcagatggtgggagccGTATGAAAGGCGCATGCAAGTTGGTgcaacaccacttacatggcgtGAGTTCTCCATTctttttttggagaagttcctGCCACAGTTTTGCAgggaggagctgcacagacagtttgaccAACTACATCAAGATGGTATGTCTGTGACCCAATACAATATGAGATTTTCGGAGTTGGCTTGTCACTccgtttggttggttcccacggataggGAGAGGataaggaggttcattgatggcctcacatatcagttgtggTTGCtcatgactcgggagagggtatctggtgctactttcaacGAAGTGGTCGATATTGCTctgcagatagagatggtccgtagtcaggagcgtgaggagagggaggccaagaggcctcgagattcggGTAGTcccagtggtgttccttctggggaaCAGTCTTACCACAGCAGGGgttgtccttataggcccgctcagatggatCATCCAGTtgaccatggtgcatcatctagacatggttcatacagtgctagACTGGGccagtcatctcttagtgccctcCCAACACAGAGTTTATCTCGTGCACCTTCAGTTAAGGGTTCGTCTgcaccaggttcttctggtagtaaTTCTGATTCTCGGGGTCCGCCTTAG